The following are from one region of the Maribacter aquivivus genome:
- a CDS encoding helix-turn-helix transcriptional regulator — protein sequence MLDTTSFLSRLKTILAHKELSSAAFADLIDVQRSSISHLLNGRNKPSLEFIIKVDQAFVEVDLQWLLYGAGTFPKTKINPTPESKDNKEALAKATNKKNEKSLERIIMFYTDGTFKTYSEF from the coding sequence ATGCTAGACACCACTTCTTTCCTATCAAGATTAAAGACAATTTTAGCGCACAAAGAGCTATCATCTGCTGCGTTTGCAGACTTAATTGATGTACAACGATCTAGCATTTCTCATTTACTAAACGGAAGAAATAAACCTAGTTTAGAATTTATTATTAAAGTTGACCAAGCTTTTGTAGAAGTTGATTTACAATGGTTACTGTATGGAGCCGGAACTTTTCCTAAAACTAAAATCAACCCTACTCCAGAATCTAAAGACAACAAAGAAGCTCTAGCAAAAGCTACCAACAAGAAGAACGAGAAAAGCTTAGAACGAATAATAATGTTCTATACTGACGGTACTTTTAAAACGTACTCTGAGTTTTAA
- a CDS encoding DNA topoisomerase IV subunit B, producing the protein MSQDATQYTEDNIRSLDWKEHIRLRPGMYIGKLGDGSSADDGIYILLKEVIDNCIDEFVMGAGKTIEISIKDKVVKVRDYGRGIPLGKVVDVVSKMNTGGKYDSRAFKKSVGLNGVGTKAVNALSSFFEVQSSRDNQLKTAQFSSGNLENEVGPEETGKRKGTKVTFVPDELIFKNYKYRNEYVERMLKNYVYLNPGLTIIFNGEKFYSENGLKDLLEDNNNMDDMLYPVIHLKGEDIEVAITHSKTQYSEEYHSFVNGQHTTHGGTHQAAFREAIVKTIRDFYGKTYDASDIRKSIISAIAIKVMEPVFESQTKTKLGSTDMGGNFPTVRTYINDFIGKYLDNYLHKNTDTADKLQRKIMMAEKERKELSGIRKLARDRAKKASLHNKKLRDCRVHLGDIKHDRRLESSLFITEGDSASGSITKSRDVNTQAVFSLKGKPLNSYGMSKKIVYENEEFNLLQAALNIEESIEDLRYNNIIIATDADVDGMHIRLLLITFFLQFFPELIKENHLYILQTPLFRVRNKKETIYCYSDEERQHALNKLTGKPEITRFKGLGEISPDEFRHFIGEDIRLEPIMLDKAMSIEELLSFYMGKNTPDRQKFIIENLKVEVDLIKDKVL; encoded by the coding sequence ATGTCCCAAGACGCTACTCAATATACTGAAGATAATATACGCTCGCTCGATTGGAAAGAACATATCCGATTACGACCTGGGATGTATATTGGTAAATTGGGAGATGGTTCGTCTGCAGATGATGGTATCTATATTCTCCTGAAAGAGGTAATAGATAACTGTATTGATGAATTTGTAATGGGTGCCGGTAAAACCATTGAAATATCTATTAAAGATAAAGTGGTCAAGGTTAGGGATTACGGTCGTGGCATTCCATTAGGTAAAGTTGTGGATGTAGTTTCTAAAATGAACACCGGTGGTAAGTATGATAGTCGTGCTTTTAAAAAATCCGTAGGATTAAATGGTGTTGGTACCAAAGCTGTAAATGCATTGTCCAGTTTTTTTGAAGTTCAATCTTCTAGAGACAACCAATTAAAAACAGCTCAGTTTAGTTCTGGTAATTTAGAGAATGAAGTTGGGCCTGAAGAAACGGGTAAAAGAAAAGGTACCAAAGTTACTTTTGTACCAGATGAATTAATTTTTAAAAATTATAAATATAGAAATGAGTATGTAGAACGCATGCTTAAAAACTATGTGTACCTAAACCCAGGTCTAACCATAATTTTTAATGGCGAGAAATTTTATTCTGAAAACGGATTAAAAGATTTACTTGAGGATAACAATAATATGGATGATATGCTTTATCCTGTTATTCATTTAAAAGGAGAAGATATTGAAGTAGCTATTACGCATAGTAAAACTCAATATAGTGAAGAATATCATTCTTTTGTAAACGGTCAGCACACAACACATGGCGGTACGCATCAAGCTGCATTTAGAGAAGCGATTGTGAAAACCATACGTGACTTTTATGGTAAGACTTACGACGCTTCTGATATTAGAAAATCTATTATTTCGGCAATTGCTATAAAAGTGATGGAGCCGGTTTTTGAAAGTCAGACCAAAACCAAATTAGGGTCTACCGATATGGGGGGTAATTTTCCGACGGTACGTACCTATATCAATGATTTTATTGGTAAATATTTAGATAACTATCTTCATAAGAATACAGATACGGCAGATAAGCTTCAACGTAAAATTATGATGGCCGAGAAAGAGCGTAAAGAGCTTTCGGGTATTCGAAAGTTGGCACGCGATCGAGCTAAGAAAGCTAGTCTTCATAATAAAAAACTTAGAGATTGTAGAGTTCATTTAGGTGATATCAAGCATGATCGAAGATTAGAAAGTTCGCTATTTATTACCGAGGGTGATTCAGCATCTGGCTCTATTACCAAATCAAGAGATGTAAATACACAGGCGGTATTCAGTCTTAAAGGAAAGCCATTGAATTCTTATGGCATGTCTAAAAAGATTGTTTATGAGAATGAGGAATTCAACCTATTGCAGGCTGCACTGAATATAGAAGAGTCTATTGAAGATTTACGCTACAATAACATAATAATAGCGACTGATGCCGATGTTGATGGTATGCATATTCGCTTATTATTGATTACATTCTTTTTGCAGTTCTTTCCAGAATTGATAAAAGAAAATCACCTTTATATTCTACAGACTCCTTTGTTTAGGGTTCGTAATAAAAAGGAAACGATTTATTGTTATAGTGATGAAGAGCGCCAACATGCGTTAAATAAATTAACTGGAAAACCAGAAATAACTCGATTTAAAGGTCTAGGGGAGATTTCGCCAGATGAGTTTAGACACTTCATTGGCGAGGATATTAGGCTGGAGCCTATAATGCTTGATAAGGCAATGTCTATTGAAGAACTGTTGAGTTTTTATATGGGAAAAAACACTCCCGATAGACAAAAATTTATAATTGAAAATCTTAAAGTAGAGGTTGATTTAATAAAAGATAAAGTATTATAA
- a CDS encoding proline dehydrogenase family protein, protein MDQIFENTATAFALKSDSELERAYFLFKMISNEPLVKMGSVITNFAFKAHLPVEGLIRATVFDHFCGGVNERDCLPVVDRMWEKGVCSVLDYSVEGKEEEDPFDSATEVILTILDFVKEKDAIPFAVFKPTGFGRFALYQKISEKKELTKDEEAEWQRVVNRFDKVCKKAHDLEVSLLIDGEESWMQDAADNLAEDMMRKYNKKKRIVFNTLQTYRWDRLPYLKSLQERAKRDGFLVGMKVVRGAYMEKENDRAKENGYISPICKTKADTDDNFNATIEYMIDNLDSLSIFSGTHNEDSCYRLMELMAERGVEKNNTHIWFGQLYGMSDHISYNLAANGYNVAKYLPFGPVRDVMPYLIRRADENTSVAGQTSRELSLLKAERKRRKI, encoded by the coding sequence ATGGACCAAATTTTTGAAAATACTGCAACGGCATTTGCCTTAAAATCAGATTCAGAATTAGAAAGAGCTTATTTTCTTTTTAAGATGATTTCAAATGAACCTCTGGTAAAAATGGGTTCAGTCATTACCAATTTTGCGTTTAAAGCTCATTTACCTGTTGAGGGATTAATTAGGGCTACTGTTTTTGATCACTTCTGTGGTGGTGTAAATGAACGTGATTGTTTGCCCGTAGTAGATCGTATGTGGGAAAAGGGAGTCTGTTCCGTTTTAGATTATTCTGTAGAAGGCAAAGAAGAAGAGGACCCCTTTGATTCTGCTACTGAAGTTATCTTAACCATTTTAGACTTTGTAAAAGAGAAGGATGCTATACCTTTTGCTGTTTTTAAGCCAACAGGTTTTGGTCGGTTTGCCCTATATCAAAAAATAAGCGAGAAAAAAGAACTTACTAAAGATGAAGAAGCAGAATGGCAACGCGTTGTCAATAGGTTTGATAAAGTTTGTAAAAAAGCACATGACCTAGAAGTTTCATTACTTATAGATGGTGAAGAAAGTTGGATGCAAGATGCTGCTGATAACCTTGCTGAAGACATGATGCGTAAGTACAACAAAAAGAAAAGGATTGTATTTAATACGTTACAGACTTACAGATGGGATCGCCTACCTTATTTAAAATCCTTACAAGAACGAGCTAAGAGAGATGGATTCTTAGTTGGTATGAAAGTGGTGCGTGGTGCGTATATGGAGAAAGAAAATGATCGCGCCAAAGAAAATGGGTATATTTCGCCAATTTGTAAGACTAAAGCTGATACCGATGACAACTTCAATGCTACTATTGAGTATATGATAGATAATCTAGATTCGTTATCTATATTCTCTGGAACTCATAATGAAGATAGTTGTTACCGTTTAATGGAGTTAATGGCGGAAAGAGGTGTCGAAAAAAATAATACCCATATTTGGTTCGGACAATTGTATGGTATGAGTGATCACATATCTTATAATTTGGCAGCAAATGGATATAATGTTGCTAAATACTTGCCATTTGGACCAGTACGTGATGTGATGCCTTACTTAATTAGAAGGGCTGATGAAAATACATCGGTAGCCGGACAAACAAGTAGAGAGCTTTCATTGTTGAAAGCAGAAAGAAAACGCAGAAAAATATAA
- a CDS encoding sterol desaturase family protein, with product MDFTNPLVYGAPAFIAFILLELTYSKTHGDDDLYDWKDFAASSVMGIGSAIIGPLLKVILLVVLFEYAYELFNPLVDGVRTNIMGYKSFGYAWYVWLLCQLADDFTYYWFHRANHEIRILWAAHIVHHSSDNFNLGTAIRNGWFTLLYKPFFYVWMPIIGFPVEMVVVCLAIESFWQFQLHSQYVPKMGFIEKIFNTHTMHQVHHAQNVEYLDKNHGGFLNFFDKIFGTWKEYDENIDVKFGVIHAPNSNNPIVILTHEFKDIWADTKKSKKLSHKLMYIFGPPGWSHDGSTMTVKQQQRLSEEQKQANPGVSFDRPN from the coding sequence ATGGATTTCACTAACCCCCTGGTGTATGGCGCACCAGCCTTTATTGCCTTTATTTTATTAGAATTGACCTACAGCAAAACTCATGGAGATGATGATCTTTATGATTGGAAAGATTTTGCGGCCAGTAGTGTTATGGGAATTGGATCTGCCATAATTGGTCCTTTATTGAAAGTAATTTTATTAGTTGTTCTTTTTGAATACGCTTACGAGTTATTTAACCCTTTGGTTGATGGTGTAAGAACAAATATTATGGGCTATAAGTCGTTCGGCTATGCTTGGTATGTTTGGTTGCTTTGTCAATTAGCGGATGATTTTACTTATTATTGGTTTCACAGGGCAAATCATGAAATTCGTATTTTGTGGGCTGCACATATAGTGCATCACTCTTCAGATAATTTTAATCTCGGTACTGCTATCCGTAATGGCTGGTTCACCTTATTGTATAAGCCTTTTTTCTATGTTTGGATGCCTATTATTGGTTTTCCTGTAGAAATGGTAGTTGTATGTTTAGCAATAGAGTCTTTCTGGCAGTTTCAATTACACTCGCAATATGTTCCAAAAATGGGATTCATTGAGAAAATATTTAATACGCATACAATGCATCAAGTGCATCACGCTCAGAATGTGGAGTATTTAGATAAGAACCATGGCGGATTTCTAAATTTCTTTGATAAGATTTTTGGTACTTGGAAAGAGTATGATGAAAATATTGATGTGAAATTTGGTGTTATTCATGCTCCAAACTCTAATAACCCTATTGTAATTCTTACGCATGAGTTTAAGGATATTTGGGCGGATACTAAAAAATCAAAAAAACTAAGTCATAAATTGATGTACATATTTGGTCCTCCAGGATGGAGTCATGATGGCAGTACCATGACAGTAAAACAACAGCAGCGATTGTCTGAAGAACAAAAACAAGCAAATCCTGGTGTTTCCTTTGATAGACCTAATTAA
- a CDS encoding DinB family protein, whose translation MTVKDLQEDELQFFYGTYLKTLDEQEDLKSALLNGRKSFEDLVQGLTDEQFLYRYGEGKWTVAEVLVHLIDTERVFQYRAFRISRNDKTSLPGFDHNTFVTESNANQRTKEDILKEYLHVRDSSISLFDTMLNANQKRMGTASGIPWSVAALGLVISGHQKHHENILQERYFN comes from the coding sequence ATGACGGTTAAAGATTTACAAGAAGACGAATTGCAATTTTTCTACGGTACCTATTTGAAAACTCTTGATGAACAAGAAGATTTAAAATCTGCGTTATTAAATGGCAGAAAAAGTTTTGAAGATTTAGTTCAAGGTTTGACCGATGAACAGTTTTTATATCGTTATGGCGAAGGTAAATGGACTGTAGCTGAAGTTCTGGTACATTTAATTGATACAGAACGTGTATTTCAATATCGTGCTTTTAGAATATCTAGAAACGATAAAACCTCATTGCCAGGATTTGACCATAATACATTCGTTACAGAAAGTAATGCCAACCAACGTACTAAAGAGGATATATTAAAAGAATATCTTCATGTTCGTGATTCTTCAATTAGTTTGTTCGATACTATGCTAAATGCGAATCAAAAAAGAATGGGTACCGCTAGTGGTATTCCTTGGTCTGTAGCTGCATTGGGTTTAGTTATAAGTGGCCACCAGAAGCATCATGAAAATATTTTACAAGAACGCTATTTTAATTAA
- a CDS encoding Lrp/AsnC family transcriptional regulator yields the protein MGKVKLDEIDHQILDMLIDNTRTPFTDIAKKLLISAGTVHVRVKKMEEAGIIKGSSLTLDYVKLGYAFIAYVGIFLEKTHQTKFVLERLNQIPNVTIAHITTGKFNIFCKIRAKDTTHAKNIIFKIDDIDGISRTETMISLEESFNDKKRLMHTIFNEL from the coding sequence ATGGGCAAAGTCAAATTAGACGAAATAGACCACCAAATTCTAGATATGTTGATTGACAACACTAGAACTCCTTTTACTGATATTGCAAAAAAACTTCTTATATCTGCCGGTACGGTACATGTAAGAGTTAAGAAAATGGAAGAAGCGGGAATCATAAAAGGTTCATCACTTACTCTAGATTATGTGAAACTTGGTTATGCCTTTATAGCATATGTAGGTATTTTTCTTGAAAAGACACACCAAACTAAGTTTGTTCTTGAGCGTTTAAACCAAATACCAAACGTTACAATTGCACATATTACAACAGGTAAATTCAATATTTTCTGTAAAATTAGAGCAAAGGATACTACGCATGCCAAAAATATTATCTTTAAAATAGATGATATCGACGGCATTAGTAGAACAGAAACGATGATTTCATTAGAAGAAAGTTTTAATGATAAAAAACGTTTGATGCATACTATTTTTAATGAATTATAA
- a CDS encoding DNA gyrase/topoisomerase IV subunit A, whose amino-acid sequence MDDEGFEKKENTDNTDSSEALTRVSGMYKDWFLDYASYVILERAVPAIEDGFKPVQRRIMHSLKELDDGRYNKVANVVGHTMQYHPHGDASIADAMVQIGQKDLLIDTQGNWGNILTGDRAAASRYIEARLSKFALEVIFSPKITEWQMSYDGRKKEPVNLPVKFPLLLAQGAEGIAVGLSTRVLAHNFIELIDASIKHLKGQRFKIYPDFPTAGIIDVTNYNDGLRGGKIRVRAKISQLDKNTLVINEIPYGTNTGSLIESILKANEKGKIKIKKIEDNTAADVEILVHLPSGISPDRTIDALYAFTACESSISPLGCIIEDNKPLFIGVTEMLRRSTDSTVELLKQELEIQLKELEEQWHFASLERIFIENRIYRDIEEEETWEGVIAAIDKGLAPFTKHLKRAVTEEDITRLTEIRIKRISKFDLDKAQQHLESLQERIAEVKHHLANLIEFAINYFKNLKETYGKDRGRLTEIRVFDDIEATKVAIRNTKLYVNREEGFVGTSLKKDEYVTDCSDIDDIIMITSSGKMMVSKVDSKIFVGKGIIHVAVFKKKDKRTTYNLVYKDGKGGATYIKRFNVTSITRDREYDLTTGKAGSQVLYFSANPNGEAEVITVLLRQVGSVKKLKWDIDFSDVLIKGRASKGNIVTKYSVKRIELKEKGVSTLKPRKIWFDDVVRRLNVDGRGELLGEFKGDDLLLVINQKGIAKTFLPVLTSHFDDDMIVLEKWIPEKPISAIYWEGEKERFYIKRFLIESENKEELFISEHPKSYLELVSTDWKPMVEIEFPKPRGKEAKENESVDIEDFISIKGIKALGNQFITEKVKNINLLDPLPYEPEVPEEIENIEVVDEESVASGDETESSKGEDGASADEPTLFD is encoded by the coding sequence ATGGATGATGAAGGTTTTGAAAAAAAAGAGAATACCGATAATACAGATTCTTCTGAGGCACTGACTAGAGTGTCTGGCATGTATAAAGATTGGTTCTTGGATTACGCATCTTACGTAATCTTAGAACGAGCAGTACCTGCTATTGAAGACGGATTTAAACCTGTACAACGACGTATCATGCATTCTCTAAAAGAGCTTGATGATGGTCGGTACAACAAAGTAGCTAATGTAGTTGGGCATACTATGCAGTATCATCCACATGGTGATGCAAGTATTGCAGATGCCATGGTTCAAATTGGTCAGAAAGATCTATTAATAGATACTCAAGGTAACTGGGGTAACATTCTTACCGGTGATAGAGCTGCTGCTTCTAGGTATATAGAGGCTAGACTTTCTAAATTCGCATTAGAAGTTATATTTAGCCCTAAAATTACCGAGTGGCAAATGTCTTATGATGGTAGAAAAAAAGAGCCTGTAAATCTACCTGTTAAATTTCCATTACTATTAGCTCAAGGGGCAGAAGGTATTGCTGTGGGCTTATCCACTAGAGTATTGGCTCATAACTTTATTGAGCTTATTGATGCTTCTATTAAGCATTTAAAGGGACAGCGATTTAAAATCTATCCCGATTTTCCCACGGCAGGTATTATAGATGTTACAAACTATAATGACGGACTCAGAGGTGGTAAAATTAGGGTTCGAGCAAAGATATCTCAGTTAGATAAGAACACACTAGTAATCAATGAAATACCTTACGGTACTAATACTGGAAGTTTAATAGAATCTATCTTAAAGGCTAATGAAAAAGGCAAGATTAAAATCAAGAAAATTGAGGACAATACTGCTGCAGATGTTGAGATTTTAGTACATCTTCCCTCTGGTATTTCCCCAGATAGAACCATCGATGCCTTGTATGCCTTTACAGCGTGCGAGTCTTCTATTTCTCCACTAGGCTGTATTATTGAAGATAATAAGCCTTTGTTTATTGGGGTCACAGAAATGCTCAGAAGGTCTACAGATTCTACGGTAGAATTATTGAAGCAAGAGCTCGAAATTCAACTTAAAGAACTTGAAGAGCAATGGCATTTTGCTTCTTTGGAGAGGATTTTTATTGAAAATCGTATCTATCGTGATATTGAGGAAGAGGAGACCTGGGAAGGCGTAATAGCTGCAATTGATAAAGGTTTAGCACCTTTTACAAAACACCTAAAGCGAGCGGTTACTGAAGAAGATATTACCAGACTTACCGAAATACGTATAAAGAGAATTTCAAAATTCGATTTAGATAAGGCTCAGCAGCACCTAGAGAGCTTGCAAGAGCGTATTGCAGAGGTGAAGCATCATTTGGCTAATTTGATTGAATTTGCAATAAACTACTTCAAGAATCTTAAAGAAACCTACGGCAAAGACAGAGGTCGTTTAACCGAAATACGCGTTTTTGATGATATAGAGGCCACTAAAGTGGCTATCAGAAATACTAAGCTCTATGTAAATAGGGAAGAAGGTTTTGTGGGTACTTCTTTAAAGAAAGATGAATATGTTACCGATTGTAGTGATATAGATGATATCATTATGATAACCAGTTCTGGTAAGATGATGGTGTCAAAAGTGGATTCCAAAATTTTTGTAGGTAAAGGTATTATCCATGTAGCGGTTTTTAAGAAAAAAGATAAGCGTACTACCTATAATCTTGTGTATAAAGATGGTAAAGGTGGTGCTACATACATTAAACGTTTTAATGTTACCAGTATAACTAGGGATAGAGAGTATGATTTAACTACCGGTAAAGCTGGTTCTCAAGTGTTGTATTTTTCTGCCAACCCTAATGGAGAGGCTGAAGTAATAACAGTTTTGCTACGCCAGGTAGGTAGTGTGAAAAAATTAAAGTGGGATATTGACTTTTCTGATGTCTTGATTAAAGGAAGAGCTTCAAAAGGTAATATTGTAACGAAATACTCTGTTAAGCGCATAGAGTTAAAAGAAAAAGGTGTGTCTACACTGAAGCCTAGAAAGATTTGGTTTGATGATGTTGTACGTAGATTGAACGTAGATGGGAGAGGAGAATTATTAGGGGAGTTTAAGGGTGATGATTTACTATTGGTTATTAATCAGAAAGGTATAGCAAAAACGTTTTTACCCGTACTAACTTCTCATTTCGATGACGATATGATTGTATTAGAGAAATGGATACCAGAGAAACCTATCTCAGCTATTTATTGGGAAGGTGAAAAAGAACGTTTTTATATTAAAAGGTTTTTGATTGAAAGCGAAAACAAAGAGGAATTATTTATTTCAGAGCATCCAAAATCATATTTAGAGCTTGTTTCTACAGACTGGAAACCAATGGTTGAAATTGAGTTTCCTAAGCCTAGAGGTAAAGAAGCTAAAGAGAATGAATCTGTTGATATTGAAGATTTTATATCGATTAAAGGTATTAAAGCTTTAGGTAATCAATTTATTACGGAAAAGGTTAAAAATATTAATCTTCTTGATCCATTGCCATATGAACCAGAGGTTCCAGAAGAAATTGAAAATATTGAAGTTGTAGATGAAGAATCTGTAGCGTCTGGTGATGAAACTGAGAGTTCTAAAGGTGAAGATGGTGCATCTGCTGATGAGCCAACATTATTTGATTAG
- the mscL gene encoding large-conductance mechanosensitive channel protein MscL translates to MKKIFEEFKNFAIKGNMIDLAVGIIIGTAFNKVVSTIVSAVIMPPLSLLTDDVNLSNKKWILREAVDSVEEVAIGYGELIESLLDFGIIAFTIFVMVKFINRFKEKSEDPSNKEVETPKNIALLSSMEQLLKEQNAILKNEK, encoded by the coding sequence ATGAAAAAAATTTTCGAAGAGTTTAAGAATTTTGCCATAAAAGGCAATATGATAGATTTGGCTGTCGGTATCATTATTGGTACAGCATTTAATAAGGTTGTAAGTACAATTGTTTCTGCTGTTATTATGCCTCCACTTTCTTTATTGACAGACGATGTTAACTTATCAAATAAGAAATGGATCCTTAGAGAGGCGGTAGATTCAGTTGAAGAAGTTGCAATAGGATACGGTGAGCTTATTGAGTCGCTCTTAGATTTTGGAATAATAGCTTTTACCATTTTTGTAATGGTGAAATTCATAAATAGGTTTAAAGAAAAATCTGAAGACCCATCAAACAAAGAAGTTGAAACTCCTAAAAACATAGCTTTGTTATCTAGTATGGAGCAGCTATTGAAAGAGCAAAACGCCATACTTAAAAATGAAAAGTAA
- a CDS encoding M14 family metallopeptidase, with protein sequence MSRMKDLDYNKIMVPTISGRYINNDHVNEFLKTLPATFKIDVVGKSVRNESIKGITFGSGPNKILMWSQMHGNESTTTRAVVDLMSYLKQDIAEVLEISKSCTLKIIPILSPDGARDYTRINANKIDLNRDAQDLSQPESRVLKTVYEKFKPNYCLNLHDQRTIFNVGETSKPATVSFLAPAYDEDRNISPSRKLSMQLIAAMNDKLQKVIPGQVGRYDDGFNKNCVGDAFQMRETPTILFEAGHYADDYDRDKTRMFIFEALLKGIQVISKNLVSNYTIEQYLSIPENGKQFVDILIVNDNYIDNQLTKSELIPIQYKEVLNNGKVAFRPELYHFEKQPSEIFGHKTLNCNDENDILWIKEKDLLKLL encoded by the coding sequence ATGAGTAGAATGAAAGATTTGGATTATAATAAAATAATGGTACCTACTATTTCTGGCAGGTATATTAACAATGACCATGTAAATGAGTTTTTAAAAACACTACCGGCTACTTTTAAAATTGATGTAGTTGGAAAATCCGTAAGAAATGAATCTATAAAAGGTATTACGTTTGGTAGTGGTCCAAATAAAATTTTAATGTGGTCTCAAATGCATGGTAACGAATCTACAACTACTAGAGCGGTCGTTGATTTAATGAGTTACTTAAAACAAGATATTGCCGAAGTTTTAGAAATTTCTAAATCTTGTACTTTAAAAATTATTCCAATACTAAGTCCTGATGGAGCTCGAGATTATACCAGGATAAATGCTAACAAAATTGACCTTAATAGAGATGCACAAGATTTATCTCAACCAGAGAGTCGTGTACTAAAAACAGTTTATGAAAAATTTAAACCTAACTACTGTTTAAATCTACATGATCAGCGTACTATATTTAATGTAGGTGAAACGAGTAAACCTGCAACCGTTTCTTTTTTGGCACCTGCTTATGATGAAGATAGAAATATTTCGCCATCTAGAAAATTAAGTATGCAGCTTATAGCGGCAATGAATGATAAATTGCAAAAAGTTATTCCTGGTCAGGTAGGTAGGTATGATGATGGTTTTAATAAGAATTGTGTTGGCGATGCTTTTCAAATGAGAGAAACCCCTACAATATTGTTCGAAGCAGGTCATTATGCGGATGATTACGATAGAGATAAAACTAGGATGTTTATTTTTGAGGCTTTATTAAAAGGTATACAGGTAATATCAAAGAATCTTGTTTCAAATTATACGATAGAACAATATTTGTCTATTCCTGAGAATGGGAAACAGTTTGTAGATATCTTAATTGTAAATGATAATTATATTGATAATCAGCTTACCAAAAGCGAGCTTATACCAATACAGTATAAAGAGGTGTTAAATAATGGCAAAGTTGCGTTTAGACCAGAATTATATCATTTTGAAAAGCAACCCTCAGAGATTTTTGGACATAAGACATTGAACTGCAATGATGAAAATGATATTTTATGGATCAAAGAAAAGGATTTATTGAAGCTACTTTAG
- the aroB gene encoding 3-dehydroquinate synthase produces MDSIISDSYAVHFNKNAFQALNNHLSEKKYSTIFILVDENTHELCLPNFMAEIHGDYQFEIIEIESGEINKNIETCVGVWEALSELGADRKSILINLGGGVLTDMGGFIASTFKRGIDFINVPTTLLSMVDASVGGKTGVDLGSLKNQIGVINQPVMVLVVPDFLDTLENRQVISGFAEMLKHGLIQDTTYWEALKGAKGLEDMKKHILTSIQIKNKVVLQDPTEQNIRKILNYGHTLGHAIESYFLESDSKVTLLHGEAIAIGMILEGYLSNKLLALSDESLNDIKSTFLNRYDKVEFSNEDIENILKLMKYDKKNSHGKVNFVLLKSIGIPVYDIEIPVELFTEAFAYYKI; encoded by the coding sequence ATGGATTCTATAATTTCAGATTCTTACGCAGTACATTTCAACAAAAATGCATTTCAAGCATTGAACAATCACCTGTCAGAAAAAAAATATTCTACCATTTTTATTTTAGTAGATGAAAACACACACGAGCTTTGCCTGCCCAATTTTATGGCAGAAATTCATGGTGATTATCAGTTTGAAATTATTGAAATTGAATCAGGAGAAATAAATAAAAATATTGAAACATGTGTTGGTGTTTGGGAAGCTTTATCTGAATTAGGTGCTGATCGCAAAAGTATTTTGATAAATTTAGGTGGCGGCGTATTAACTGATATGGGCGGCTTTATAGCGTCTACATTTAAAAGAGGCATAGACTTTATTAATGTGCCTACTACCCTATTATCTATGGTAGACGCATCTGTTGGTGGCAAAACCGGTGTTGACTTAGGTTCTTTAAAAAATCAAATTGGGGTTATTAATCAGCCAGTAATGGTACTGGTAGTACCTGATTTTCTTGACACACTAGAAAATAGACAGGTTATAAGCGGATTTGCAGAAATGCTAAAACACGGTCTTATTCAAGACACGACCTATTGGGAAGCATTGAAAGGAGCTAAGGGTTTAGAGGATATGAAGAAGCACATTCTTACATCTATCCAAATTAAAAACAAGGTGGTGCTTCAAGACCCTACAGAACAAAACATACGTAAGATTTTAAATTACGGACACACCCTTGGTCATGCTATAGAATCTTATTTCTTAGAGAGCGATTCAAAAGTAACGTTATTACATGGAGAGGCAATTGCCATAGGTATGATTCTAGAAGGCTATCTCTCTAATAAACTGCTAGCATTATCAGATGAATCTTTAAACGATATAAAATCTACTTTTTTAAATAGATATGATAAAGTAGAGTTTTCAAATGAGGATATCGAAAACATTCTTAAACTAATGAAGTACGACAAGAAGAACTCTCACGGCAAAGTGAATTTTGTGTTGTTGAAATCTATTGGCATTCCTGTATATGACATTGAAATTCCTGTAGAATTATTTACAGAAGCATTCGCTTACTACAAAATTTAA